GAGACAAGGAATGACGGCATCCTGTCGAATGCCGTATAGGGAAAACCCGTAGCAATAAGAGAATCTTTCACATTCGCTGTCTCCGAAACACTTATCTCAGTGCCGTTAAGGAATGCAGGGGCTCCTTCCCATGAATAGAAGCACTCCTCAAGGTTCACTTCGTAAATAACTCCCAGCACTATCCGGTCATTGTCGCTCAGCGCAATGCTTATGGAATGGGGAGGCAGTCCGTGAATAAAATTGGTAGTGCCATCGAGCGGATCAATGATCCAGTTGAGTCCTGTCTCATTCCTTTGGCCCGTACCCTCTTCGGCAATAAAACCAGCTTCGGGCACTATCCCGGCCAGTGCACCCACCAGCATGCTCTCGGCCTGTTTGTCAACATACGAAACATAATTATGAATGCCCTTGGTCTCAATCTTGTCGGCCGAGAAAGACCTTCTCTCGTTCCTGATAAAATTGCCTGTCTCGATGGCAACCTTTTTCACTTTCTCACAAACATTCTGCAGATCCATAAAACTATTTTTTATATAAAGTTTGAACTTTCACCCAACCCGTTCAACTGCTGCCGGAGCTCTTCAGTATCGCCCTGACCTTTCCGTCAGGGGCAATTTCAATGAGCTCTGCGTCGGCAATCCTGTTTACCGCCCCCTCATCGGCTATGGCCTCCACTCTTATATAGTTGCCCGTAAAGCCATACATCCGCCCCTTCCTGTTGTAAGCCTCAAAAAGAACCTGGTGTACCTGTCCTAGGCAACTCTCATTGAACCTAAGCTTTATCTCATCTGCAAGGCTGTGCAGTATTCTGCTCCTCCTCTCCTTCTCCTGTGGAGGCACCTTGCCTTCCATCATTCCAGCCCTGGTCCCTTCCCTGTCCGAATAGGAAAAAACGTGAAGATACGAAATTCCGGCCTCCTTCAGAAACTGCAATGTATTCTCAAAGTCCCCCCCTGTCTCTCCCGGGAAGCCCGTTATCACATCGGCTCCGATGCCGGCATGGGGTATCAGTTCCCTGATCCTTGCCACCCGTTCGGTAAAGAGCGAGGTATTATATTTCCTGTTCATCAGCTTCAGCACCCTGTCGCAGCCCGATTGCAGGGGCAGGTGAAAATGGGGAGCGAACCTGCTGTTGCCGGCAATAAATTCTATCAATCCATCGTCCAGCAGATCGGGCTCGACCGATGAGAGCCTGAACCTGTCGACTGACGTTTCACTTTCAAGCCGGTAAAGCAGATCCAGGAGGCTGCCGCTGCCGCGTTTCCCGAAATCGCCAATGTTGACGCCGGTAAGCACCACCTCACGTATACCTTGTTTTTCTATCACATGCACCTGGCTCACAATCTCTCCGGCCGGGGCACTGCGGCTGCGGCCCCTGGCCATGGGGATGGTGCAGTATGAACAGTAATAGTCGCATCCGTCCTGAATCTTGAGGAATGAACGTGTGCGTCCCGACAGCGAATATGAGGGAGAAAAGTCCCTGTCTCCTCCTATCTCGCATACATGCACCCCGGGCACGGTCCTCTTTTCAAAATCACCGGCATAGTCAAATATCCTGAATTTCTCTTTCGAGCCCAGCACCAGGTCAACCCCCTTCATTTCCGCCAGCTCTGAGGCCTTGAGCTGTGAATAACAGCCCGCAACAACCAGGAATGCGCCCGGATAGTTTCTGGCCGCACGACTTATTGCATTCCTGCATTTTTTATCGGCGCTTCCCGTGACGGTACAGGTGTTGATAACCACAACATCAGCCTCGCTTCCAACATCCACCTTTTGAAAACCCTTTTCCTCGAAAAGGCGCTGTATGGTGGCGGTCTCTGCAAAGTTCAGTTTGCAACCAAGCGTATGGAAAGCGACCCTCGGTTTAATGTTCATGTCTGGCTTTGGTTTAGGATATCCCAGGGTATCCTACGGGCAATTTTAATCAAAATAATTCAATCACCCGCACAAATGACCACAACACTGTATTCAGAAGCTGAATGATTTAGCCGGCACCGGCTATGGCCTGTCATCCTGACCGGCTTCCTTGCCGGCGCGGTAACGGTTGTACAAATGGTGCACGATGCCATCTGAAACCCCGATTTTAGGTACCAGTATTCTTTTGGCGCCGGTCCATTTCATGATCTTCAGAAACACGTTTGTTGCAGGAATTATCACATCGGCCCTGTCGGGGTTAAATCCAAGGTCCCTGATCCGCTCATCAATGGAGAAAGAATCAATAAATTCGTAAATATCCCTCAGATTTTTCAGTGTAAGCGGCACACCCTCCTTTTTGCCCGAAAGCTTGAACACCTTGTTGATATTGCCTCCCGAACCGATCAGCTCAACAGGCCTGTACCGGGTTGAGAGACCTTTGACGAACTCCCTGAGCCTTTTTTTTTCGTTGCTGGTATCCTCACCCTTAATGAAGCGGATGGTTCCCAGGTTGAACGAGGCAGA
The Marinilabiliales bacterium genome window above contains:
- a CDS encoding inositol monophosphatase; protein product: MDLQNVCEKVKKVAIETGNFIRNERRSFSADKIETKGIHNYVSYVDKQAESMLVGALAGIVPEAGFIAEEGTGQRNETGLNWIIDPLDGTTNFIHGLPPHSISIALSDNDRIVLGVIYEVNLEECFYSWEGAPAFLNGTEISVSETANVKDSLIATGFPYTAFDRMPSFLVSFEYFVKNSHGLRRLGSAAIDLAYVACGRFDAFYEFGLSPWDVAAGSFLVEQAGGRVSDFRGGGDYLFGRELVAANSKVFDEFGSAVGRFMN
- the mtaB gene encoding tRNA (N(6)-L-threonylcarbamoyladenosine(37)-C(2))-methylthiotransferase MtaB, with product MNIKPRVAFHTLGCKLNFAETATIQRLFEEKGFQKVDVGSEADVVVINTCTVTGSADKKCRNAISRAARNYPGAFLVVAGCYSQLKASELAEMKGVDLVLGSKEKFRIFDYAGDFEKRTVPGVHVCEIGGDRDFSPSYSLSGRTRSFLKIQDGCDYYCSYCTIPMARGRSRSAPAGEIVSQVHVIEKQGIREVVLTGVNIGDFGKRGSGSLLDLLYRLESETSVDRFRLSSVEPDLLDDGLIEFIAGNSRFAPHFHLPLQSGCDRVLKLMNRKYNTSLFTERVARIRELIPHAGIGADVITGFPGETGGDFENTLQFLKEAGISYLHVFSYSDREGTRAGMMEGKVPPQEKERRSRILHSLADEIKLRFNESCLGQVHQVLFEAYNRKGRMYGFTGNYIRVEAIADEGAVNRIADAELIEIAPDGKVRAILKSSGSS
- a CDS encoding exopolyphosphatase; protein product: MNVIEDNSDVYFKKSSLVRVPVRLGDDAFYNGGVIGAAKIEKLMHTMTAFRHLMTVHDVVSYRACATSAMREAANSAHVVSYIKDKTGVEINVIDGQQEAELIYANRIVEMIKKEGAYLYVDVGGGSTELTLFSKMKVVASASFNLGTIRFIKGEDTSNEKKRLREFVKGLSTRYRPVELIGSGGNINKVFKLSGKKEGVPLTLKNLRDIYEFIDSFSIDERIRDLGFNPDRADVIIPATNVFLKIMKWTGAKRILVPKIGVSDGIVHHLYNRYRAGKEAGQDDRP